Genomic window (Dolosigranulum savutiense):
TCGAATTATGCTCAGATTATGTATGTGGTTAATGCTAGTCATGTACGTGATTTACTTGGAACATTAGGTAGTCGCGAAGTCGGCATGACTCTTTTATTGAATGAAAATAATGATATTGTGCTCAATTCAGATTATTATCAAACACTTGATGCTGAGATGATCGAAGACATTGATTTTTCATTTGAGGATGAAATGACGGCACGTTTGGATGGGATTAATTATCATATTACGCAGCGAACAAATGAACGAACGGGTTGGAAATTTGTAGCACTGACAGATATTAATAAGCATTATCGTTCATTTTATCAAGCATTGGGTGGCGTAGGAATGGGTCTATTCGTGTTGTTATTAGTCGGATTGGCGATTTCTTATTATTTGGCACGACGACATTATCAACCAATTGAGAAGTTAACGGATTTATTAAGTCAAGATAGTGACGATCAAGAGCGTACAGGTGACGAATGGCAATATTTACAGAAGCAAGTGACGAGTACGTTCTCTAACGTAGAATCGCTGAGTTCTAAGATGAATGAACAAGCGCTTTTTATTCGCAATAGCATTTTACTAGATTTAATTGAAGGAAAATATACATCAGATGATCAATTTAGACAGCATGCTGCAAGCTATGAAATTGAACTGCCCTTTCGATATAAGGGAGTTATAATTGTCGAATTTGGTGATAATCCCGCAAGAGAAGCAAGCGAGACGGTTGAGCATATTGCCTCAGTCATTAGAGATCGTTTGAATCGGATATATTATTCATTGGAGCCAGTTATTCCATTATTTAAAAATAATGAACTTTATATTATTGCTAACTTTGATGTGAATAATGATGACTCGATGATCCAGATTATGTATTATATTCGTAAAATTTGCCGTCAGTTTAATTGGGTGGATAAAGATCGGTTAAAGTTTGCAATCGGGCTAGCGTCAGATGAGTATACGTATTTGAACAATTCATACATTCAAGCGAGTGCTGCCTTAGAGCGGTTGAACACCGAGCAGAATGATGACAAAACAGTATACTTCTTCAAGGAATTAGAAACACAATCAACCCAAGAGATGATTCATTATCCAGAAAAAGATGTATTATTGTTGATCCAAAGTTTGAAACAAGCTAATTTACAAACAGCTCAAGAAGTTGTGGAACAATTATTTGCAGATTTGCAGACCTTACCACCGACAAACGATTTCCTGCTACAAGCAAATGTGGCTTATGTTTGGAATGAATTAATCCAATTCGCTGAATCATTTGCTCTAACAGAAGAGGGACAACGGTTGACCGAACTGAGTCAGTTTACTGATTTGACTGAAGCAAGGCAGTTATTAGATCAGTTTATAGTGGAAATATGTAGAGAAATGGCAGCTCTTAAAGAAGCTGAAAGTAGTGAAATTGAAAAAAATGTTGTTCAAGCAATCTATGACAACTATACATCAGCTGACCTATCACTAGAAAATATTGCCAGTGAGAATAATATCTCCGTTTCATATGCAAGTAAATTAGTGAAAGAGGAGACAGGCGAATCATTTAGCAATATAGTCCAAAACTTGCGTATGGACCGGTTTAAGGAATTGTTAGTGAGTACAGATCGTCCCATAAAAGAATTAGTGGCTGAAGTGGGTTATTTCGATGTGTCGAATTTTACTCGGAAGTTTC
Coding sequences:
- a CDS encoding helix-turn-helix domain-containing protein; this encodes MTRKKQPSVLKRYMLSYIFVFSIPLILLVFLINTIYIQNIREDITQLNETYLTQLDAELDRTFDDLHSMRDFINHENSFPAGAVYMNNQYNEYNNLVRVYRQAVDSVQSMFIIYPNQSFIFSPHGTNSIEALLEYGPEFKSADNPERLREMMMTADEQLYAERNKIYYTLPIGASNYAQIMYVVNASHVRDLLGTLGSREVGMTLLLNENNDIVLNSDYYQTLDAEMIEDIDFSFEDEMTARLDGINYHITQRTNERTGWKFVALTDINKHYRSFYQALGGVGMGLFVLLLVGLAISYYLARRHYQPIEKLTDLLSQDSDDQERTGDEWQYLQKQVTSTFSNVESLSSKMNEQALFIRNSILLDLIEGKYTSDDQFRQHAASYEIELPFRYKGVIIVEFGDNPAREASETVEHIASVIRDRLNRIYYSLEPVIPLFKNNELYIIANFDVNNDDSMIQIMYYIRKICRQFNWVDKDRLKFAIGLASDEYTYLNNSYIQASAALERLNTEQNDDKTVYFFKELETQSTQEMIHYPEKDVLLLIQSLKQANLQTAQEVVEQLFADLQTLPPTNDFLLQANVAYVWNELIQFAESFALTEEGQRLTELSQFTDLTEARQLLDQFIVEICREMAALKEAESSEIEKNVVQAIYDNYTSADLSLENIASENNISVSYASKLVKEETGESFSNIVQNLRMDRFKELLVSTDRPIKELVAEVGYFDVSNFTRKFRIEHDMTPGQYRKKHQIK